One part of the Mariniflexile litorale genome encodes these proteins:
- a CDS encoding glycogen/starch synthase: protein MKDKRILYVSSEVVPYLPETEISSMSFEAPRLVNQQGGQIRIFMPRYGNINERRHQLHEVIRLSGINLVINDLDMPLIIKVASIPKERIQVYFIDNDEYFKRKATLTDEDGNLFADNDERAIFFAKGVIETVKKLNWSPDIIHVHGWLASLLPIYLKEYYKDEPLFTESKIVTSVYNQSFNNTLNKDMLNKVKFDNLNEDAIKILEEPSYVNLMKVAIDYSDALIVGSEDIPKDLETYLKASNKPVLEYKNKEEFGEAYKIFFNTKVLS from the coding sequence ATGAAAGATAAGAGGATATTATATGTATCATCTGAAGTAGTGCCTTATTTACCCGAAACCGAAATTTCTTCAATGTCTTTTGAAGCGCCACGGCTAGTAAATCAACAAGGTGGTCAAATAAGAATTTTTATGCCTCGATACGGCAATATAAATGAACGAAGACACCAATTGCACGAAGTTATTAGACTTTCTGGAATCAATTTAGTGATAAATGATTTAGATATGCCACTTATAATTAAGGTAGCATCCATCCCTAAAGAGCGCATTCAAGTCTATTTTATTGATAACGATGAATACTTTAAAAGAAAAGCAACCTTAACCGATGAAGATGGTAATTTATTTGCCGATAACGACGAACGTGCCATTTTCTTTGCCAAAGGCGTTATAGAAACGGTTAAGAAATTGAATTGGTCGCCTGATATTATTCATGTTCATGGGTGGTTAGCCTCTTTATTACCTATTTATCTAAAAGAATACTACAAAGACGAGCCCTTATTTACTGAAAGTAAAATAGTAACTTCTGTGTACAATCAAAGTTTTAACAATACGTTAAATAAAGATATGCTTAATAAAGTTAAATTTGACAATCTTAACGAAGATGCTATTAAAATTTTAGAAGAACCATCATATGTGAATTTAATGAAAGTTGCAATTGATTATTCGGATGCATTAATAGTAGGATCTGAAGATATTCCAAAAGATTTAGAAACCTATTTAAAAGCGTCGAATAAACCCGTTTTAGAATACAAAAATAAAGAAGAATTTGGAGAAGCTTATAAAATATTTTTTAATACTAAAGTTTTAAGCTAA
- the radA gene encoding DNA repair protein RadA, whose protein sequence is MAKVKTTFFCQNCGSQYAKWQGQCNACKEWNTIVEEVIQTPEKSDWKSPTSTVKKAAIPLRIQDIDASKEARLDTFDGEFNRVLGGGIVPGSLTLLGGEPGIGKSTLLLQISLKLPYKTLYVSGEESQKQIKMRAERINPKHNNCYILTETKTQNIFKQIEALEPDIVIIDSIQTLHSDYIESSSGSISQIKECTTELIKFAKETATPVLLIGHITKDGNIAGPKILEHMVDTVLQFEGDRNHVFRILRAHKNRFGSTNELGIYEMQGSGLREVSNPSEILISKKDEELSGNAIAATLEGMRPLMIEVQALVSTAVYGTPQRSATGFNAKRLNMLLAVLEKRAGFRLGAKDVFLNITGGINVDDPAIDLAVVASILSSNEDVALQKDFCFAAEVGLSGEIRPVQRVEQRILEAEKLGFSTIFVSKYNKISLKNTAIKIQLISKIEDIVDAIVS, encoded by the coding sequence ATGGCAAAAGTTAAAACTACATTTTTTTGTCAGAATTGCGGTTCGCAATATGCAAAATGGCAAGGGCAATGTAATGCGTGTAAAGAGTGGAATACTATTGTTGAAGAAGTAATCCAAACACCGGAAAAAAGCGATTGGAAATCACCAACATCTACAGTAAAAAAAGCCGCTATACCTCTGCGAATTCAAGACATTGATGCCTCAAAGGAAGCAAGGCTAGATACATTTGATGGCGAATTTAATCGGGTTCTTGGTGGTGGCATTGTGCCAGGATCTTTAACACTTTTAGGAGGAGAGCCTGGAATTGGTAAAAGCACCTTATTGCTTCAAATTTCATTAAAACTACCTTATAAAACCTTATATGTTTCGGGTGAAGAAAGTCAAAAACAAATAAAAATGCGTGCAGAACGTATTAATCCGAAGCATAATAATTGTTATATTCTTACAGAAACAAAAACCCAAAACATTTTTAAACAAATTGAAGCTTTGGAGCCCGATATTGTTATTATTGATTCCATTCAAACACTTCATAGCGATTATATTGAATCGTCTTCTGGAAGTATTTCTCAAATAAAAGAATGCACTACCGAGTTAATTAAGTTTGCTAAAGAAACAGCTACTCCAGTATTACTAATTGGTCACATAACGAAAGATGGTAATATTGCCGGTCCTAAAATTTTAGAACATATGGTAGATACTGTTTTGCAGTTTGAAGGCGACCGCAATCATGTATTTAGAATTTTACGAGCGCATAAAAACCGCTTTGGATCTACTAACGAGCTGGGTATTTATGAAATGCAAGGGTCTGGTTTACGAGAAGTGTCGAACCCATCAGAAATTTTAATTTCAAAGAAGGATGAAGAACTTTCGGGTAATGCTATAGCGGCCACACTTGAGGGCATGCGCCCATTGATGATTGAGGTACAAGCTTTGGTAAGTACAGCCGTTTATGGAACTCCACAACGAAGTGCTACGGGTTTTAATGCTAAACGACTTAATATGTTATTGGCCGTTTTAGAGAAGCGGGCAGGCTTTCGTTTAGGTGCTAAAGATGTGTTTCTAAATATTACCGGAGGAATTAATGTAGATGACCCCGCTATTGATTTGGCTGTAGTGGCTTCCATTTTATCATCTAACGAAGATGTTGCATTACAAAAAGACTTTTGTTTTGCTGCTGAAGTTGGTTTGTCTGGTGAAATACGTCCTGTGCAACGGGTAGAACAACGTATACTAGAAGCTGAAAAATTAGGATTTTCAACCATTTTTGTGTCTAAATACAATAAAATTTCTCTTAAAAACACGGCCATTAAAATTCAACTCATTTCTAAAATTGAAGATATAGTGGATGCCATTGTTTCTTAA
- the panC gene encoding pantoate--beta-alanine ligase, which translates to MKVYTEKQQMAIAIDAFKEKKQTLGLVPTMGALHKGHLALVKKALKNNDKVVISIFVNPTQFDNKEDLVKYPRTLERDVELLSTLNEDAILVYAPTVDDIYGGNAVSETFDFDGLEFEMEGKFRTGHFDGVGTVVKRLFHIIKPNKAYFGEKDFQQLAIIKKLVEKHHIPVTIVPCPIYRESSGLAMSSRNSRLKPDYKEVAPFIYKTLETAKTLFGTKSANKVSKWVEKQFESHKLLKLEYFIIADISTLKTLKRKSNKKTYRAFIAVYADDIRLIDNIALN; encoded by the coding sequence GTGAAGGTTTACACAGAAAAACAACAAATGGCTATTGCCATTGATGCTTTTAAAGAAAAAAAGCAAACTTTAGGGTTGGTTCCTACTATGGGGGCATTGCATAAAGGGCACTTGGCTTTAGTGAAAAAAGCATTAAAAAATAATGATAAGGTGGTTATTAGTATTTTTGTGAATCCAACACAATTTGATAATAAAGAAGATTTAGTAAAATATCCTAGAACCTTAGAAAGAGATGTAGAGTTACTTAGTACTTTAAATGAAGATGCTATTTTAGTTTACGCACCAACGGTTGATGATATTTATGGAGGAAATGCAGTTTCTGAAACCTTCGATTTTGATGGCTTAGAATTTGAAATGGAAGGTAAATTTAGAACGGGACATTTTGATGGCGTAGGTACTGTCGTGAAGCGTTTATTCCATATTATAAAACCAAATAAAGCCTATTTTGGAGAGAAAGATTTTCAGCAATTAGCAATTATAAAAAAATTAGTTGAAAAACATCATATCCCAGTTACGATTGTACCTTGTCCCATATACAGAGAGTCATCTGGTTTAGCAATGAGTTCACGCAATAGCCGACTCAAACCTGACTATAAAGAAGTCGCTCCCTTTATTTATAAAACATTAGAAACTGCCAAAACTCTTTTTGGCACAAAAAGTGCTAATAAAGTATCGAAATGGGTTGAAAAACAGTTTGAAAGTCATAAATTATTGAAATTAGAATATTTTATTATTGCCGATATTTCAACTTTAAAAACTTTAAAGCGGAAATCAAACAAAAAAACTTATAGAGCGTTTATTGCTGTATATGCAGATGATATTAGACTCATTGACAATATCGCGTTAAATTAA
- a CDS encoding TraR/DksA C4-type zinc finger protein: MSLDLNVRYSDKDLAEFKELIQEKIVKAQHDLDLIKSAYMNNLSNGTEDTSPTFKAFDEGSEVMSKESNSALAIRQEKFIRDLKNALIRIENKTYGVCRVTGKLIAKERLKLVPHATLSIEAKNMQ; this comes from the coding sequence ATGAGTTTAGATTTAAATGTAAGATATTCTGATAAAGATTTAGCAGAGTTTAAAGAGCTAATACAAGAGAAAATAGTTAAGGCACAGCACGATTTAGATTTGATTAAAAGTGCATATATGAATAACCTAAGTAATGGCACAGAAGACACTTCACCCACTTTCAAAGCATTTGATGAAGGAAGTGAAGTAATGAGTAAAGAATCGAACTCAGCTTTAGCCATAAGACAAGAAAAGTTTATTCGCGATTTAAAAAATGCTTTGATTAGAATAGAAAATAAAACCTATGGTGTTTGTCGCGTTACAGGTAAATTAATTGCTAAAGAACGTTTAAAATTAGTGCCACATGCTACGTTAAGCATTGAAGCAAAAAACATGCAATAA
- a CDS encoding lysylphosphatidylglycerol synthase transmembrane domain-containing protein, translating into MNYNIKNILKISLPLLLGVFLVWYSLSKVSIEDILVYLQKSNYLWIAFGLFLGLLSHLSRAYRWRFQLEPMGYNIKFGNSVMAVFATYLINYTIPRAGEVARASILTTYEGVPFEKGFGTIIAERIADLIVMFGIILITLFLQFDFIYSFFTEKFNPLKILLALVILVLLAIAFFRFIKKSESKFAIKIKNFIKGLVEGALSVFKMKKKWAFIFHTLFIWAMYLLMFYVTSLAIEDLEGISTGAILIGFISASFSIAATNGGIGSYPLAVYAAFSIFGIAQEPSIAFGWIMWASQTLMIIIFGGLSLIYLPIYNRKKSKR; encoded by the coding sequence TTGAACTACAATATAAAGAATATACTTAAAATTTCACTCCCATTATTATTGGGAGTTTTTTTAGTATGGTATTCACTGTCTAAGGTTTCAATAGAAGATATATTAGTATACTTGCAAAAATCAAATTATTTATGGATTGCTTTTGGTCTTTTTTTAGGTTTGTTAAGTCACCTATCCCGTGCATATCGTTGGCGTTTTCAGCTAGAACCTATGGGTTATAATATTAAATTTGGCAATAGCGTTATGGCGGTTTTTGCAACCTATTTAATAAATTATACCATTCCACGAGCAGGAGAAGTTGCTAGAGCATCTATACTTACAACCTATGAAGGCGTCCCCTTCGAAAAAGGTTTTGGAACTATTATAGCTGAACGTATTGCCGATTTAATAGTTATGTTTGGTATAATTCTCATAACCTTATTTCTTCAATTTGATTTTATTTATAGTTTTTTTACTGAAAAATTCAATCCCCTCAAAATTTTATTGGCCTTAGTCATATTAGTCTTACTCGCTATAGCCTTTTTTAGATTTATAAAAAAAAGTGAATCTAAATTCGCAATAAAAATTAAAAACTTTATAAAGGGATTAGTTGAAGGTGCTTTAAGTGTCTTCAAAATGAAAAAAAAATGGGCGTTTATTTTTCATACCCTATTTATTTGGGCTATGTATTTACTTATGTTTTATGTAACATCTTTGGCAATTGAAGATTTAGAAGGTATTTCAACAGGAGCTATTTTGATAGGGTTTATTTCAGCTAGCTTTAGTATTGCAGCAACCAATGGCGGTATAGGCTCCTATCCGTTGGCTGTTTATGCGGCGTTTTCAATCTTTGGTATTGCCCAAGAACCCAGTATTGCTTTTGGTTGGATTATGTGGGCTTCTCAAACTCTTATGATTATTATTTTCGGAGGTTTATCGCTTATTTACTTACCTATTTATAACAGAAAAAAATCTAAACGTTAA
- the ileS gene encoding isoleucine--tRNA ligase codes for MSAKFPEYKGLDLPKVAEEILNYWQENNIFEKSVSTRENNESFVFFEGPPSANGLPGVHHVLARAIKDIFPRYKTMKGYQVKRKAGWDTHGLPIELGVEKELGITKEDIGKTISVEDYNAACRKAVMRYTDVWNDLTQKMGYWVDMDDPYITYEPKYMESVWWLLKEIYNKNLMYKGYTIQPYSPKAGTGLSSHELNQPGTYQDVTDTTIVAQFLTPALSKGEGAENDIYKAFGLNSLPFVKGRGGDFFFLAWTTTPWTLPSNTALTVGPKIEYVLVQTFNQYTFEPVNVILAKKLVSYQFAGKFNLVETEAELLNYNAEYKKIPYRIISECLGKDLVGITYEQLLPYALPNDNPENAFRVISGDFVTTEDGTGIVHTAPTFGADDALVAKQATPPVPPMLVKDENGNLVPLVDLQGKFRPEVAEYAGKYVKNEYYNDGEAPERSVDVEIAIKLKEENKAFKVEKYKHSYPNCWRTDKPILYYPLDSWFIKVTDVKDRMFELNETINWKPKATGTGRFGNWLANANDWNLSRSRYWGIPLPIWRTEDGKEEICIGSVEELKNEMQKAVSAGVLSKDIFEDFEVGNNSEENYAKIDLHKNIVDEVILVSPSGQKMFRESDLIDVWFDSGSMPYAQWHYPFENKDLIDNGTSYPADFIAEGVDQTRGWFYTLHAIGTMVFDSVAYKNVVSNGLVLDKNGQKMSKRLGNAVDPFETLSTYGADATRWYMIANANPWDNLKFDLEGVEEVKRKFFGTLYNTYSFFQLYANLDNFTYAEADIAVNERPEIDRWILSELNTLIKQVDAFYGEYEPTKAARAISDFTQDYLSNWYVRLCRRRFWKGDYQQDKISAYQTLYTCMETIAKLGAPIAPFFMDRLYLDLNAGTNKEAFESVHLAEFPKYDASVVDKSLERKMEAAQTISSLVLSLRAKEKIKVRQPLQKIMIPVTSKQQKDEILAISDLIKHEVNIKEIELLEEASEILVKQIKPNFKTLGPRFGKDMKAIAGIVTNFSAEDINKIEQNGVLDIKVNGKNITLALDDVEITSQDIEGWLVANEGNLTVALDVTISEDLKREGIARELVNRIQNLRKDSGFEVTDRIDVKLQSNPLIDTAININMSYIKAETLTDNLEIIDKLDSGIEIAFDEVNTKLYIQKH; via the coding sequence ATGAGTGCTAAATTCCCTGAATATAAAGGTCTTGACTTACCAAAAGTAGCTGAAGAAATTCTTAACTATTGGCAAGAAAACAACATATTTGAAAAAAGTGTTTCTACCAGAGAGAACAATGAATCGTTTGTGTTTTTTGAAGGACCACCATCTGCAAACGGATTACCTGGTGTACACCACGTTTTAGCACGTGCTATCAAAGATATTTTTCCACGTTATAAAACTATGAAAGGCTATCAAGTAAAGCGTAAAGCTGGTTGGGATACGCATGGTTTGCCTATTGAATTAGGTGTTGAAAAAGAATTAGGTATTACCAAAGAAGACATTGGTAAAACCATTTCGGTAGAAGATTATAATGCAGCATGTCGTAAAGCCGTGATGCGTTATACCGATGTTTGGAACGATCTAACTCAAAAAATGGGTTATTGGGTAGATATGGACGACCCATATATTACCTACGAACCAAAATACATGGAAAGTGTTTGGTGGTTGTTAAAAGAAATTTATAATAAGAATTTGATGTACAAGGGGTACACGATTCAGCCTTATTCTCCAAAAGCAGGAACGGGTTTAAGCTCGCACGAGTTAAACCAACCAGGAACCTATCAAGATGTTACGGATACAACTATTGTGGCACAGTTCCTCACCCCAGCCCTCTCCAAAGGAGAGGGAGCCGAAAACGATATTTACAAAGCTTTCGGTCTCAACTCTCTCCCCTTTGTGAAGGGTCGGGGTGGGGATTTCTTTTTCCTAGCTTGGACAACCACACCATGGACATTGCCAAGTAATACCGCATTAACTGTTGGGCCTAAAATTGAATATGTGTTGGTTCAAACTTTCAATCAATATACATTTGAGCCTGTAAATGTTATTTTAGCTAAAAAACTGGTTAGTTACCAATTTGCTGGAAAGTTTAATTTGGTTGAAACGGAAGCTGAATTATTGAATTACAACGCTGAATATAAAAAAATTCCATACAGAATAATTAGTGAATGTTTAGGTAAAGATTTAGTAGGCATCACCTACGAACAATTATTGCCGTATGCTTTGCCAAACGACAATCCTGAAAACGCCTTTAGAGTCATTTCTGGAGATTTTGTAACGACTGAAGATGGAACAGGAATTGTACATACCGCACCTACTTTTGGAGCTGATGATGCTTTGGTTGCTAAGCAAGCAACACCTCCAGTGCCACCTATGTTAGTTAAAGATGAAAATGGCAATTTAGTGCCATTGGTAGATTTACAAGGAAAGTTCAGACCTGAAGTGGCTGAGTATGCTGGTAAATATGTTAAAAATGAATATTACAACGATGGAGAAGCACCAGAACGTTCGGTAGATGTTGAGATTGCCATCAAATTAAAAGAAGAAAATAAAGCCTTTAAGGTTGAAAAATATAAACACAGTTACCCGAATTGCTGGAGAACCGATAAACCAATTCTGTATTATCCGTTAGATTCATGGTTTATTAAAGTAACCGATGTGAAAGATCGCATGTTCGAATTGAACGAAACCATCAACTGGAAACCAAAAGCAACAGGAACAGGTCGTTTTGGAAACTGGTTAGCAAACGCCAACGATTGGAACTTGTCGCGTTCGCGTTATTGGGGCATTCCATTGCCAATTTGGAGAACCGAAGATGGTAAAGAAGAAATTTGTATTGGTTCTGTTGAAGAGTTGAAAAACGAGATGCAAAAAGCAGTTTCCGCAGGTGTACTTTCAAAAGATATTTTTGAAGATTTTGAAGTGGGGAATAATTCCGAAGAAAACTATGCTAAAATTGATTTACATAAAAATATTGTTGATGAGGTAATTTTAGTATCTCCATCAGGTCAAAAAATGTTCCGCGAAAGCGATTTAATTGATGTTTGGTTCGATTCTGGTTCTATGCCATATGCACAATGGCATTACCCATTTGAAAACAAAGATTTAATAGATAATGGCACATCCTATCCAGCCGATTTTATTGCTGAAGGTGTCGATCAAACACGTGGGTGGTTCTATACACTTCATGCTATTGGTACGATGGTTTTTGATTCGGTTGCATATAAAAACGTTGTGTCTAACGGATTGGTGCTGGATAAAAACGGACAAAAGATGTCTAAGCGTTTAGGAAATGCGGTCGATCCTTTTGAAACCTTATCTACTTATGGCGCCGATGCAACACGTTGGTACATGATTGCAAATGCCAACCCTTGGGATAATTTAAAATTCGATTTGGAAGGTGTTGAAGAAGTAAAACGTAAGTTTTTTGGAACACTTTATAATACGTATTCATTCTTTCAGTTGTATGCTAATTTAGATAATTTTACGTATGCTGAAGCGGATATTGCTGTAAATGAACGCCCAGAAATAGACCGTTGGATACTTTCAGAATTAAATACTTTAATAAAGCAAGTTGATGCGTTTTACGGTGAATATGAGCCAACTAAAGCAGCCCGTGCTATTTCAGATTTCACTCAAGACTATTTAAGTAATTGGTATGTCCGTTTATGTAGAAGACGTTTCTGGAAAGGCGATTACCAACAAGATAAAATTTCTGCATATCAAACACTTTATACGTGTATGGAAACTATTGCAAAATTAGGTGCGCCAATAGCGCCATTCTTTATGGATCGCTTGTATTTAGATTTGAATGCAGGAACTAATAAAGAAGCCTTTGAAAGTGTCCATTTAGCCGAATTTCCAAAATATGATGCATCGGTTGTAGATAAGAGTCTAGAACGCAAAATGGAAGCAGCACAAACCATATCGTCTTTAGTACTGTCTTTACGAGCTAAAGAAAAGATAAAAGTGCGTCAGCCACTTCAAAAAATCATGATTCCTGTTACGAGTAAGCAGCAGAAAGATGAGATTTTAGCGATTTCAGATTTAATAAAACATGAAGTGAATATTAAGGAAATAGAACTGTTGGAAGAAGCTTCAGAGATATTAGTAAAACAAATTAAACCTAATTTTAAAACTTTAGGGCCTCGTTTTGGTAAAGATATGAAAGCCATTGCGGGAATAGTTACTAACTTTTCGGCAGAAGATATTAACAAAATAGAACAAAATGGTGTTTTAGATATTAAAGTTAATGGAAAAAATATAACTTTAGCCCTTGATGATGTAGAGATTACATCGCAAGATATAGAGGGTTGGTTAGTTGCTAATGAAGGCAATTTAACGGTTGCATTAGACGTTACTATCTCTGAAGATTTAAAAAGAGAAGGAATTGCCAGAGAACTTGTGAATCGTATTCAGAATTTAAGAAAAGATTCTGGATTTGAGGTAACAGATAGGATAGATGTGAAGTTGCAAAGTAATCCGCTTATTGATACGGCTATAAATATAAATATGTCGTATATAAAAGCTGAAACACTAACTGACAATCTTGAAATTATTGATAAATTAGATAGTGGTATAGAAATTGCGTTTGACGAGGTAAATACCAAATTGTACATTCAAAAACATTAA
- a CDS encoding alpha/beta hydrolase-fold protein, giving the protein MKHLLFVILVLCSITSFNAQVKYETIESAKLGETRELKIQFPRGYNPSDNTKYPLFIVLDGDYLFEAVAGNIDYYSYWEDMPASIVVGINQFDKRYDDCMYAEQNSLPIDAGANFFEFIGMELIPHLEKKYKTDNFRVIVGHGETANFINYFLLKPDPLFKGYMAISPELAPNMITYITDALRAIPSKTFYYLANTNNDSSSMKQMTDALHTDISALNNKNLFYKFNNFEKPSHYSVSTHAIPNAIESIFKVFQPISKEEYTKTILNLEGSPVEYLQEKYKAIHELFGIKKRILINDFKAISAAIEKTRNFEYYEVLGKMARDEYPKTLLGSYYLARFYEEAGEPKKAMRTYETAFTLDEIAGFTKDFMLEKAEAIKTDFGY; this is encoded by the coding sequence ATGAAACATCTCCTTTTCGTTATATTAGTTCTTTGCTCAATAACTAGTTTTAATGCCCAAGTAAAATATGAGACTATAGAGTCTGCGAAGCTTGGCGAAACTCGCGAATTAAAAATTCAATTCCCTAGAGGTTATAATCCTAGCGACAATACAAAGTATCCTTTATTCATTGTTTTAGATGGGGATTACTTATTTGAAGCCGTGGCGGGAAATATTGATTATTATTCGTATTGGGAAGACATGCCTGCTTCTATTGTTGTAGGCATTAATCAATTTGATAAACGTTATGATGACTGTATGTATGCCGAACAAAATTCACTACCTATAGATGCAGGTGCAAATTTTTTCGAGTTTATTGGTATGGAACTTATACCTCATTTAGAGAAAAAATATAAAACGGATAATTTTAGAGTTATAGTAGGGCATGGTGAAACCGCAAACTTTATTAATTATTTTTTACTAAAACCAGATCCCTTATTTAAAGGATATATGGCTATCAGTCCTGAATTGGCACCCAATATGATTACCTATATTACTGATGCTTTAAGAGCCATTCCTTCAAAAACTTTTTATTATTTGGCAAATACGAATAATGACTCATCGTCCATGAAACAAATGACAGATGCATTACATACCGATATTTCAGCATTAAACAATAAAAATCTTTTCTATAAATTTAATAATTTTGAGAAACCATCACATTATTCGGTGTCTACACATGCCATTCCAAATGCTATTGAATCTATTTTTAAAGTTTTTCAACCTATAAGTAAAGAAGAATATACTAAAACTATTCTAAATTTAGAAGGCTCACCTGTAGAATATCTTCAAGAAAAATATAAGGCTATTCATGAGTTGTTTGGCATAAAAAAGCGAATTCTTATAAATGATTTTAAGGCTATTTCAGCAGCTATTGAAAAGACACGAAATTTTGAATATTATGAAGTTTTAGGCAAAATGGCCCGAGACGAATACCCAAAAACACTTTTAGGAAGCTATTATTTAGCTAGGTTTTACGAAGAAGCAGGCGAACCTAAAAAAGCAATGCGAACATATGAAACGGCATTTACTTTAGATGAAATAGCTGGTTTTACCAAAGATTTTATGCTTGAAAAAGCTGAGGCTATTAAAACAGATTTTGGATATTAA
- the panD gene encoding aspartate 1-decarboxylase, which yields MQIQVVKSKIHRVKCTGAELNYIGSITIDEDLMEAANIIQGEKVQIVNNDNGERLETYCIPGPRNSGEITLNGAAARKVAVGDTLILITYAFMDIEEAKVFKPSLVFPDEATNLLK from the coding sequence ATGCAAATACAAGTAGTAAAATCTAAAATTCATAGAGTAAAATGTACCGGTGCAGAACTTAACTACATCGGTAGTATTACTATTGATGAAGATTTAATGGAAGCAGCTAACATTATTCAAGGAGAAAAAGTTCAAATTGTAAATAACGACAATGGCGAACGTTTGGAAACTTATTGTATTCCTGGACCACGCAATAGTGGTGAAATAACATTAAATGGTGCTGCCGCCCGAAAAGTTGCAGTGGGTGATACCTTAATATTAATTACTTACGCTTTTATGGATATTGAAGAAGCCAAAGTATTTAAGCCTTCTTTAGTTTTTCCAGATGAAGCAACAAACTTGTTAAAATAA